A window from Enterococcus mediterraneensis encodes these proteins:
- a CDS encoding ABC transporter permease → MYLAIKEILHNKLRYSLVLVTVFLISFMVFFMTSLAIGLVRDNRTAADNWDSTGVVLSKYANKNLTASFITEDNYKDKLSDDAAPLGYMFAVTNLKNDDTTVNISIFAQNWDSFIAPKLIEGHYPESKNEVIIDQSMENYNIKMGDQIQLNGSTDEYKVVGITNDSKFFTVPVIYTDLSTYWKLQHTDKTTKTISAIVLNNDVDVSGEGLVQVTEQDMISNIPGYTPEVNVFMGMIIALVVITCLVVGIFIYIIMIQKLGLYGIMRAQGIQSKTIIWSLFCQIFVLSGMGVLMALIGVWAVKFVLPATLFFYPSWLAYSLLGLAIIIMALLGGLISLPKILKIDPIEAIGE, encoded by the coding sequence TATCTTGCAATAAAAGAAATTTTACACAACAAACTTCGTTACAGCCTTGTCCTAGTTACAGTTTTCCTTATATCGTTTATGGTCTTCTTTATGACAAGCCTAGCAATTGGTTTAGTTCGAGATAACCGAACCGCAGCGGATAACTGGGATTCAACAGGAGTAGTACTCTCAAAATATGCAAATAAGAATCTAACAGCCTCCTTTATTACTGAAGATAACTATAAAGATAAGTTGTCAGATGACGCGGCACCCCTAGGATATATGTTTGCTGTAACAAATCTAAAAAATGATGATACGACAGTGAATATCTCAATTTTTGCTCAAAATTGGGACAGTTTTATTGCCCCTAAACTTATTGAAGGTCATTATCCTGAAAGTAAGAATGAAGTTATCATTGATCAATCGATGGAAAATTATAATATTAAAATGGGCGATCAGATACAGTTAAATGGAAGTACTGACGAATATAAAGTCGTCGGTATAACGAATGACAGTAAATTTTTTACCGTGCCGGTCATTTATACTGATTTGTCTACCTACTGGAAGTTACAGCATACGGATAAAACAACCAAAACCATTTCAGCAATTGTTCTAAACAATGATGTTGATGTCTCTGGGGAGGGCTTGGTACAAGTAACCGAACAAGATATGATCAGTAATATTCCTGGCTATACACCGGAAGTAAATGTGTTTATGGGAATGATCATAGCTCTGGTAGTTATTACTTGTTTAGTAGTCGGTATTTTCATTTACATTATCATGATTCAAAAACTAGGGCTTTATGGCATTATGCGTGCACAAGGTATTCAATCCAAAACAATTATCTGGTCTCTATTTTGTCAAATATTCGTTTTATCAGGTATGGGTGTTTTAATGGCACTTATTGGCGTATGGGCAGTAAAATTTGTTTTACCGGCAACCCTTTTCTTTTACCCTAGCTGGCTAGCCTATTCACTTCTAGGTTTAGCAATCATTATAATGGCT